From the Catenulispora sp. GP43 genome, one window contains:
- a CDS encoding helix-turn-helix domain-containing protein → MAVRLLYRIFVQVLSWLALLARSSVSKDVEILALRQEVAVLRRSNPKPRIGWTDRAVLAALSRLLPKTLRAHRIVTPGTLLRWHRRLLAAKWRQPKPPGRPPIPDDVVALIIRLTTENPTWGVVRVQGELRRLGHRVAASTIRKILRAHRIPPPSRRDDTWRTFLRAQAETILAIDFLHVDTVMLKRLYAAVVIEVGSRRASLVGVTDHPTGAWATQLARELAFDLEQSGRRFTRLIRDRDAKFTEAFDAVFASIGVEVLLTAPQAPRMNAYAERLIGSIRRECCDRLLITGQRHLHRFAD, encoded by the coding sequence GTGGCTGTGCGACTGCTGTACCGGATCTTCGTCCAGGTGTTGTCCTGGCTGGCGTTGTTGGCCCGGTCCTCAGTGTCGAAAGACGTCGAGATTCTCGCGCTGCGTCAGGAGGTCGCGGTGCTGCGCCGATCGAACCCGAAGCCGCGGATCGGCTGGACGGACCGTGCTGTGCTGGCCGCGCTGTCCCGCCTGCTGCCCAAGACGCTGCGCGCGCACCGAATCGTAACTCCCGGCACCCTTCTACGCTGGCACCGTCGTCTACTCGCCGCGAAGTGGCGCCAGCCCAAGCCACCAGGACGCCCACCAATCCCAGATGACGTAGTGGCGCTGATCATCCGACTCACCACCGAGAACCCCACCTGGGGCGTCGTTCGCGTCCAGGGCGAGTTGCGCCGGCTCGGACATCGCGTGGCCGCCTCCACCATCCGCAAGATCCTGCGGGCACATCGGATCCCGCCGCCGTCCCGGCGCGACGACACCTGGCGCACGTTCCTGCGCGCCCAGGCCGAAACGATCCTGGCGATCGACTTCCTGCACGTCGACACCGTCATGCTGAAACGGCTGTATGCGGCGGTCGTCATCGAGGTCGGCAGTCGCCGGGCCTCTCTGGTGGGTGTCACCGACCATCCGACCGGCGCCTGGGCCACGCAACTTGCCCGGGAACTAGCCTTCGATCTTGAGCAGAGCGGCCGCCGCTTCACCCGGCTGATCCGCGACCGGGACGCGAAGTTCACCGAGGCCTTCGACGCGGTGTTCGCCTCCATCGGCGTCGAGGTCCTGCTTACCGCACCGCAGGCCCCCAGGATGAACGCCTACGCCGAGCGGCTCATCGGCTCCATCCGCCGCGAATGCTGCGACCGACTCCTCATCACCGGCCAACGCCACCTGCACCGGTTTGCTGACTGA
- a CDS encoding LuxR C-terminal-related transcriptional regulator, producing the protein MVMILGRDDGLSRLGLLLDAAFDGGPNVLVLTGEPGVGKSTLVEWTAQQGVIRGMRTLLARGSRSESGSPLAAIQQLLRRIEPDVPDTHAGVANLLSDTAKRQPLLLLVDDLQGLDHESVAVLSFVARRIAGESIAVLLAAREDAVPDRFDRDFPTLVAEPLDRPASGRLLDAQPHPPHGRVRVQILEQAAGNPLALIELTRAVAGNRDGDLAGSQSLPLTKRLVETFAADLPDLPAPTRKALLLFAAGATRWSQAHRADPDLVGEQSLEAAERAGLVRIEAGRVIWRHPVTKAAVYWSASFAERRAAHLALAAVTDADTPEWRARHLAAAALGQDEDVAAELARGADRAESHGAQATAATLRERAAELTPDPAVRARRLLAAAQAAMLAGYPQWAGDLAGQVTEFTQDPEVRARAALSGGWALGITLRHDEALALLFSAVESLPPTDPAQAADALVTAATSVYHSGDPFHRSEFERLWAPVSNLPEHVERAWPIAMLHPHTRRAAGLDALRHSLAGLNEVSPPALVALGSAAWILDETDTAVRLLGRALDQVRRSRTGTVNASVALALATALFESGTWASAAGCAEDAFLMATEAEADCITVESQLLRATLRALSGAHEEARSQALNAVKGIDLRKARNVHVRYRYALGMAALVAGDMVPAYEQLRSVFTRDFQTSPIHYHASVYYLGDLASAAVRAHRADDARTVMKAVEQTIGPGASPRAQAILHRGAALLSGDDHAAAEEHFLAALEDPACTRWPFEHALVQLDYGEWLRRRRRAAEARPRLATALEIFQRLDACPWLDRATAELRAAGGPTTPPAADSPGADLTPQELQIAQLAAQGLTNRDIATRLFLSPRTVGFHLHKIFPKLGITARAQLRDALAEPPRPVD; encoded by the coding sequence ATGGTCATGATCCTCGGCCGGGACGACGGTCTGTCCCGGCTCGGTCTTCTGCTCGATGCCGCCTTCGACGGAGGGCCGAACGTGCTCGTGCTCACCGGCGAACCCGGAGTCGGCAAGAGCACCCTGGTCGAATGGACGGCACAGCAGGGTGTCATCCGCGGCATGCGGACGCTGTTGGCCCGGGGCAGCCGGAGCGAGTCCGGATCGCCTCTGGCGGCGATTCAGCAGCTGCTGCGTCGGATCGAGCCAGACGTCCCGGACACCCACGCCGGAGTGGCGAACCTGCTGTCGGACACCGCGAAACGGCAGCCCTTGCTCCTCCTCGTCGACGACCTCCAGGGGCTCGACCACGAATCCGTGGCCGTCCTGTCGTTCGTGGCCCGGCGCATTGCCGGCGAATCCATCGCGGTGCTGCTCGCGGCGCGGGAAGACGCGGTACCGGACCGCTTCGACCGGGACTTCCCCACCCTGGTCGCCGAACCGCTCGACCGCCCGGCCTCCGGTCGGCTCCTGGACGCCCAGCCGCATCCGCCGCACGGCCGGGTACGCGTTCAGATCCTGGAGCAAGCCGCGGGCAACCCGCTGGCCTTGATCGAGCTCACCCGGGCCGTCGCCGGAAACCGGGACGGGGACCTCGCCGGCTCGCAGTCCCTGCCGCTGACCAAGCGGCTCGTGGAGACGTTCGCCGCCGACCTCCCCGACCTGCCAGCCCCGACCCGCAAGGCCTTGCTTCTGTTCGCGGCCGGCGCCACCCGGTGGTCGCAGGCGCACCGCGCCGACCCGGATCTGGTCGGCGAACAGAGCCTGGAGGCCGCCGAGCGCGCCGGGCTGGTGCGGATCGAGGCCGGACGGGTGATCTGGCGCCATCCTGTAACGAAAGCCGCGGTCTACTGGTCTGCGTCCTTCGCCGAGCGCCGCGCAGCCCACCTCGCGCTCGCCGCCGTCACCGACGCCGACACCCCGGAATGGCGGGCCCGGCACCTGGCCGCTGCCGCCTTGGGCCAGGACGAGGACGTCGCGGCCGAGCTGGCCCGCGGCGCTGATCGGGCCGAGAGCCACGGTGCGCAGGCCACGGCAGCCACGCTGCGAGAACGCGCAGCCGAGCTGACGCCCGACCCCGCTGTGCGCGCCAGGCGACTGCTCGCCGCGGCACAAGCAGCGATGCTGGCCGGCTACCCGCAGTGGGCTGGAGACCTGGCCGGCCAGGTCACCGAGTTCACCCAGGATCCGGAGGTCCGTGCTCGCGCCGCGCTGTCCGGCGGATGGGCGCTGGGGATCACGCTCCGTCACGATGAGGCGCTGGCGCTGCTGTTCTCCGCCGTCGAGAGCCTGCCGCCCACCGATCCGGCCCAAGCCGCCGACGCTCTGGTGACGGCGGCGACATCCGTCTACCACTCCGGCGACCCCTTTCACCGGTCGGAGTTCGAACGGCTCTGGGCTCCGGTCTCGAACCTCCCCGAGCATGTCGAGCGGGCCTGGCCGATCGCCATGCTGCATCCCCACACACGGCGTGCCGCGGGTCTGGACGCGTTGCGGCACAGCCTCGCCGGGCTGAACGAGGTTTCCCCGCCGGCCTTGGTCGCGCTCGGTAGCGCCGCCTGGATCCTCGACGAGACCGATACCGCCGTACGCCTGCTGGGCCGAGCCTTGGACCAGGTACGGCGATCCAGGACCGGCACCGTAAACGCCTCCGTCGCGCTGGCCCTGGCAACGGCGTTGTTCGAGAGCGGAACGTGGGCGTCGGCCGCCGGCTGCGCCGAGGACGCCTTCCTGATGGCGACCGAGGCCGAAGCGGACTGCATCACGGTGGAGTCGCAGCTGCTGCGGGCCACCCTCAGGGCCCTAAGCGGGGCGCACGAGGAGGCTCGATCACAGGCGCTCAACGCCGTGAAAGGCATCGATCTGCGGAAAGCCCGCAACGTGCACGTGCGGTACCGTTACGCCCTGGGGATGGCGGCGCTGGTCGCGGGCGACATGGTCCCGGCTTACGAACAGCTCCGCAGCGTGTTCACACGAGACTTCCAAACCAGCCCGATCCACTACCACGCCTCCGTGTACTACCTCGGCGATCTGGCGTCGGCCGCTGTCCGGGCCCACCGCGCCGACGACGCACGCACCGTGATGAAGGCTGTCGAGCAGACCATCGGCCCCGGCGCTTCACCCCGTGCGCAGGCGATCCTGCACCGGGGGGCGGCTCTGCTGAGCGGCGATGATCATGCTGCTGCGGAAGAACACTTCCTCGCGGCCCTGGAAGATCCCGCTTGTACCCGCTGGCCGTTCGAGCACGCCCTGGTCCAACTCGACTACGGCGAATGGCTGCGCCGCCGTCGGCGGGCGGCCGAGGCCAGGCCGAGGCTGGCCACCGCGCTGGAGATCTTCCAGCGCCTGGACGCGTGCCCATGGCTGGACCGGGCCACGGCCGAGCTCAGGGCGGCCGGCGGTCCGACGACGCCGCCCGCGGCGGACAGTCCCGGCGCCGATCTGACTCCGCAGGAACTCCAGATCGCGCAGCTGGCCGCGCAAGGACTCACCAACCGCGACATCGCCACGCGGCTCTTCCTGTCGCCACGCACTGTCGGCTTCCACCTGCACAAGATCTTCCCCAAGCTCGGCATCACAGCCCGAGCCCAGCTTCGGGACGCTCTGGCCGAACCGCCTCGGCCAGTGGATTGA
- a CDS encoding MaoC family dehydratase, with amino-acid sequence MTTDQQPNDADVFNPDVFPIVPARTFDDLEVGEVFRAPSRTLTDAHAAAFQTVSADNHPIHYDTRYARRHGHSAPVVHGLQVLAFTAPGATLFPHFIGDVFVSFLELSCSFLGEVHSGDTLYPALTITALEPQGETGVVVTAATIHNQRGDLVLSGQHKYLLRR; translated from the coding sequence TTGACTACCGACCAGCAGCCCAATGACGCAGATGTCTTCAACCCGGACGTGTTCCCCATCGTCCCGGCGCGCACCTTCGACGACCTCGAGGTCGGTGAGGTGTTCCGAGCCCCGAGCCGGACACTGACCGACGCGCACGCGGCGGCGTTCCAGACCGTGTCCGCGGACAACCACCCCATCCACTACGACACGCGGTACGCCCGTCGGCACGGCCACAGCGCGCCGGTCGTCCACGGGTTGCAGGTCCTGGCGTTCACCGCGCCCGGCGCCACCTTGTTCCCCCACTTCATCGGGGACGTGTTCGTCAGCTTCCTGGAGCTGTCGTGCAGCTTCCTCGGTGAGGTGCACTCCGGCGACACGCTGTACCCGGCATTGACCATCACGGCCCTCGAGCCCCAGGGCGAGACCGGCGTGGTCGTCACCGCGGCCACCATCCACAACCAGCGGGGCGACCTCGTGCTCTCGGGACAGCACAAGTACTTGCTGCGCCGATAG
- a CDS encoding AAA family ATPase: protein MGRDAEISRILGSAECGPDGSGIVVLLGEEGIGKSRILRSVAERASAAGAQVLSAQCWTAEKNVPFAGLRRLFDSGSAAASERRVAAGLRLRSVASARAMLGALDAPAGTVIVMDDVQDCDAPTLAALCWLTRHAANRRVSVLLAARGDIAPAGLPSEADVLYVGPLSLGSAAEILDAQPGAPVGRRRLEVLQGAAGNPSALLELCHATRVPGARAFLASPAPGVTRVERGFVTRIRDLPAQTQRALLYAGVAAPGEDMAAIMAALGAGDLRVWAPAEAAGLVTVDGRSIVFCHPLGRSAAVAWQSVHLRQQAHRDLAAVGENPAHRARHLAAAALGLDADVARDLAAAAWSAGDAFTAAGALEDAARLTPSPGRGIRLGQALLAACAVGDLQWVRALHEEFIRHNGDAQSGCAVACAVATTLSAASHQKEAFDLLMEAAERCGDVSGPLALAVATVATCIAEHSGLADHRRQAMRILARAEAADDAGGAAPEVLALLDDTALRSALQDYISVAVGQVLAAPVLRRLEHPRLGVLPDGPGRIARRLAAGTVAYRADEPDTCIEQYRRADSQLRVRAAFGIRALTVAPLADTLVATGRWAEAGTLIETAGDEAAVLGMSRVAADLRVLQFGLAALRGEATADDAAGRAVGIDVDLDENAATRARLAHARAWSAAARCDWTGAFRSLRSLFDADGEPEHPHLSARAVADLAVAAVRSGRSQEAAVVLRRIRDGAGERPSTRMTLLIHHAAALVDPEADPENSFQLALVNPGGEQWPLERAQARLSYALWLRRRRRTTGAREQLAAALEVAEQLGAGPLIAAVRGEMRASGVATAQEPSAVLGLLTAQQQQIAQLAASGLSNREIGEQLYLSPRTVGSHLYNVYPKLGISSRHQLRDLLEDG from the coding sequence GTGGGACGGGACGCGGAGATCAGCCGGATCCTCGGGTCGGCCGAGTGCGGGCCGGACGGTTCCGGGATCGTCGTCCTGCTGGGCGAGGAAGGAATCGGCAAGTCGCGGATCCTGCGGTCGGTCGCCGAACGCGCCTCGGCTGCCGGGGCCCAGGTGTTGTCGGCCCAGTGCTGGACCGCCGAGAAGAACGTTCCCTTCGCCGGTTTGCGCCGGCTGTTCGATTCCGGATCGGCCGCGGCTTCGGAACGCCGGGTCGCCGCGGGTCTGAGGCTTCGAAGCGTCGCGTCTGCCCGCGCGATGCTGGGCGCGCTGGATGCTCCCGCCGGGACGGTCATCGTCATGGACGATGTGCAGGATTGCGACGCGCCGACGTTGGCGGCATTGTGCTGGCTCACCCGGCATGCGGCGAACCGCCGGGTCTCGGTGCTGCTCGCGGCTCGTGGCGACATCGCCCCCGCGGGGCTGCCGTCTGAGGCGGACGTCTTGTATGTGGGGCCGCTCAGCCTGGGATCGGCCGCGGAGATCCTGGACGCGCAGCCCGGCGCGCCCGTCGGCCGCCGCCGGCTGGAGGTGCTTCAGGGAGCCGCCGGGAATCCGTCGGCGCTTCTGGAGTTGTGCCACGCCACCCGGGTACCTGGCGCCCGGGCCTTCCTCGCGAGTCCGGCACCTGGTGTGACGCGTGTGGAGCGCGGGTTCGTGACTCGAATCCGCGATCTTCCGGCGCAGACCCAGCGCGCACTGCTCTATGCCGGGGTCGCGGCGCCTGGCGAGGACATGGCCGCGATCATGGCCGCCTTAGGTGCCGGCGACCTGAGGGTGTGGGCTCCAGCCGAGGCGGCGGGCCTGGTCACTGTCGACGGCCGGAGTATCGTCTTCTGCCATCCGTTGGGGCGCAGTGCCGCCGTCGCTTGGCAGTCTGTGCACCTTCGTCAACAAGCCCACCGTGATCTTGCAGCCGTCGGCGAGAACCCGGCACACCGCGCCCGGCACCTGGCCGCCGCGGCGCTGGGACTCGACGCGGATGTGGCCCGGGACCTGGCCGCTGCGGCCTGGTCGGCTGGCGACGCCTTCACCGCTGCCGGCGCTTTGGAAGACGCCGCGCGCCTCACGCCGAGCCCCGGTCGCGGCATCCGCCTCGGCCAGGCTCTCCTCGCCGCCTGTGCTGTGGGAGATCTGCAGTGGGTCAGGGCCCTGCATGAGGAGTTCATCCGGCACAACGGCGATGCGCAGTCGGGCTGCGCCGTGGCCTGTGCCGTGGCCACGACGCTGTCGGCGGCGTCACACCAGAAGGAGGCCTTCGATCTGCTGATGGAGGCGGCGGAACGCTGCGGCGATGTCAGTGGTCCGCTGGCTTTGGCCGTCGCGACGGTCGCCACTTGCATCGCCGAACACAGCGGTCTGGCCGATCACCGGCGACAGGCCATGCGGATTCTCGCTCGCGCTGAGGCGGCCGACGACGCCGGCGGCGCTGCTCCGGAGGTACTCGCGCTGCTGGACGACACCGCACTCCGATCGGCTTTGCAGGACTACATCTCGGTCGCCGTGGGGCAGGTCTTGGCCGCTCCCGTTCTGCGTCGGCTGGAGCACCCCCGCTTGGGAGTGCTTCCCGACGGCCCCGGCCGCATCGCACGCCGACTCGCGGCCGGGACGGTGGCCTACCGTGCAGACGAACCGGATACGTGTATCGAGCAATACCGCCGAGCCGACTCTCAGCTACGAGTCCGTGCGGCTTTCGGGATCCGGGCGCTGACGGTCGCCCCGCTGGCCGACACCCTGGTGGCCACAGGCCGCTGGGCCGAAGCCGGCACGCTGATCGAGACGGCTGGGGATGAGGCCGCGGTCCTCGGGATGAGCCGGGTGGCGGCTGATCTTCGGGTGCTCCAGTTCGGCCTCGCTGCGCTGCGGGGTGAGGCAACGGCCGACGACGCCGCCGGCCGCGCGGTCGGGATCGACGTCGATCTCGACGAGAACGCCGCCACCCGTGCTCGGCTCGCGCACGCCCGTGCGTGGTCCGCCGCGGCGCGGTGCGACTGGACCGGTGCTTTCCGCTCGCTGAGGAGCCTGTTCGATGCCGACGGCGAGCCCGAACACCCGCACCTGTCCGCACGGGCCGTGGCAGACCTCGCTGTCGCCGCCGTCCGATCAGGCCGATCGCAGGAGGCGGCGGTGGTCCTGCGGCGGATCCGGGACGGTGCGGGGGAGCGGCCGAGCACCCGCATGACGCTGCTGATACACCATGCGGCAGCACTCGTCGACCCCGAAGCCGATCCGGAGAACAGCTTCCAGTTGGCCCTGGTCAATCCCGGCGGCGAGCAATGGCCGCTGGAACGTGCCCAGGCCCGGCTGAGCTACGCGCTCTGGCTGCGGCGCCGTAGACGGACGACCGGGGCGCGCGAACAACTCGCTGCCGCGCTCGAAGTCGCCGAGCAACTGGGCGCGGGTCCGCTGATCGCAGCCGTCCGCGGTGAGATGCGGGCCAGCGGGGTCGCCACCGCCCAGGAACCTTCCGCGGTGCTGGGCCTGCTCACGGCCCAGCAGCAACAGATCGCCCAGCTCGCAGCCAGCGGCTTGTCGAATCGTGAGATCGGTGAACAGCTTTATCTGTCGCCCCGGACTGTGGGATCGCACCTGTACAACGTGTATCCCAAACTGGGCATCAGCAGTCGGCACCAGCTGCGTGATCTGCTGGAAGACGGGTAA
- a CDS encoding alpha/beta hydrolase — protein MEPVSSDDVESYRAITVVLDPAVEQLIAASSAPPSLDDLGPALGRQALQEVQADCIEDFDVHAEFRVAPVGPSGLVGFWIFRPRDVRGAGKPPPTLFYVHGGRWMLGDAQTHVRLVGELVKGTGTAAVVPEYSRTPEARYPIALQECYALLTWIVDQQDELGLDADRTAVAGDCAGATLATALAMVAKKHGGPRLAAQLLFYPLIDAACDSESQHRFATGYLLTRKALRRYWREYLYGCEYWNEPTASPLHAGRGDLEGLPPTLIVTAEADIARDEGEQYARRLREAGVEASAMRFLGTVHDFVALNALKDSPPSRAAVRYGCEFLRSRVTGS, from the coding sequence ATGGAGCCGGTTTCGAGCGACGATGTCGAGTCGTACCGGGCGATCACGGTGGTTCTCGATCCTGCCGTCGAACAGCTCATCGCGGCTTCATCGGCGCCGCCGTCCCTGGACGACCTGGGGCCGGCTCTGGGGCGCCAGGCGCTGCAGGAGGTTCAGGCCGACTGCATCGAGGACTTCGATGTGCACGCCGAGTTCCGGGTGGCGCCGGTCGGGCCTTCCGGGCTCGTGGGTTTCTGGATCTTCCGGCCGAGGGACGTCCGAGGTGCCGGCAAGCCACCTCCGACGTTGTTCTACGTGCACGGTGGCCGGTGGATGCTCGGCGACGCCCAGACCCACGTGCGTCTGGTCGGCGAACTGGTCAAGGGAACGGGCACGGCCGCCGTCGTGCCCGAATACAGCCGGACACCGGAGGCTCGCTATCCGATCGCGCTGCAGGAGTGCTACGCACTGCTGACCTGGATCGTGGACCAGCAGGACGAACTGGGCCTGGACGCGGACCGGACAGCCGTGGCCGGTGATTGCGCGGGCGCGACTCTCGCGACGGCGCTCGCCATGGTGGCCAAGAAACATGGCGGTCCCCGCCTTGCCGCACAGTTGCTTTTTTATCCACTCATAGACGCTGCCTGCGACAGCGAGTCCCAGCACCGGTTCGCCACCGGCTATCTGCTGACTCGCAAAGCGCTGCGTCGCTATTGGCGGGAGTACCTGTACGGCTGTGAGTACTGGAACGAGCCGACCGCCTCCCCACTGCACGCGGGCCGCGGCGACCTGGAGGGTCTGCCGCCGACGCTGATCGTCACCGCCGAGGCCGATATAGCCCGGGACGAGGGCGAACAGTACGCTCGGCGACTGCGCGAAGCCGGGGTCGAGGCGTCCGCGATGCGATTCTTGGGGACCGTCCACGATTTCGTCGCCCTGAACGCGCTGAAGGACAGTCCTCCCAGCCGGGCCGCGGTGCGATACGGCTGCGAGTTCCTGCGCTCCAGGGTGACCGGGAGCTGA
- a CDS encoding alpha/beta fold hydrolase: MTETIPTVVLVHGAFADAASWSGVVKELQSAGVPVLVPANPLRSLSGDSAYIASVVAQIDGPVVLVGHSYGGAIITVAGVADNVVGLVYVAAYVLEEGESLGELQGGFPATPLASNLKEWSYPGPDGEPVAEFTINTEAFPEVFAADVPEEVSKVLAVAQRPLTAAAFGEKATAAAWKTKPTWLLVSGADNAINPEVERLGGRRSGATVIEVEGASHAVALSHPATVADLILKAVRAAG, from the coding sequence ATGACTGAAACCATCCCCACCGTCGTGCTCGTGCACGGCGCGTTCGCCGACGCCGCAAGCTGGTCCGGCGTCGTCAAGGAACTCCAATCGGCCGGCGTGCCGGTCCTCGTGCCGGCGAACCCGCTGCGCAGCCTGTCCGGCGACTCGGCGTACATCGCCTCCGTGGTCGCCCAGATCGACGGCCCGGTCGTCCTCGTCGGGCACTCCTACGGCGGCGCGATCATCACGGTCGCCGGCGTCGCCGATAACGTCGTCGGCCTCGTCTACGTGGCCGCGTACGTGCTGGAGGAGGGTGAGAGCCTCGGCGAGCTCCAGGGCGGCTTCCCCGCCACCCCGCTGGCGAGCAACCTCAAGGAGTGGAGCTACCCGGGCCCCGACGGTGAGCCGGTCGCCGAATTCACCATCAACACCGAGGCGTTCCCCGAGGTCTTCGCGGCCGACGTTCCCGAGGAGGTCAGCAAGGTCCTAGCCGTGGCCCAGCGGCCGCTGACCGCCGCCGCCTTCGGGGAGAAGGCGACCGCCGCCGCGTGGAAGACCAAGCCGACCTGGCTCCTGGTGTCCGGTGCGGACAACGCCATCAACCCCGAGGTGGAGCGGCTCGGCGGCCGTCGTTCCGGCGCCACCGTCATCGAGGTCGAGGGAGCCTCGCACGCGGTCGCCCTGTCTCACCCCGCGACCGTCGCAGATCTGATTCTGAAGGCGGTTCGGGCCGCCGGCTGA